The following are from one region of the Falsibacillus albus genome:
- a CDS encoding cold-shock protein yields the protein MLQGKVKWFNAEKGFGFIEVEGQDDVFVHFSAIQGEGFKTLEEGQTVSFEIEQGARGPQATNVQK from the coding sequence ATGTTACAAGGTAAAGTTAAATGGTTTAATGCAGAAAAAGGTTTCGGTTTCATCGAAGTTGAAGGTCAAGACGATGTATTCGTACACTTCTCAGCTATCCAAGGTGAAGGATTCAAAACTCTAGAAGAAGGTCAAACAGTTTCTTTCGAAATCGAGCAAGGCGCTCGCGGACCTCAAGCTACTAACGTTCAAAA